One window from the genome of Rickettsiella endosymbiont of Xylota segnis encodes:
- a CDS encoding Bax inhibitor-1/YccA family protein, producing MASSQIRFNPGLESVLATNTVLRQTYILLGLTLIFSAITAGIAMLTNALPLNPFVTLIGYFGLLFLTNYTRNSSWGLLSVFGLTGFMGYTLGPILNHYIHGFTNGHELIMMSLGATGLIFFALSAYALTTKKDFSFMTSFLMVGMIVAFLASIGTLFFHIPVLMLTLSAVFILLSSGIILLQTSQIIHGGETNYIMATVTLYVSLYNIFLSLLNLLGAFSGNRD from the coding sequence ATGGCTTCTAGTCAAATACGTTTTAATCCAGGCTTAGAATCCGTTTTAGCCACCAATACGGTATTACGCCAAACCTATATCCTGCTAGGGCTAACGCTGATTTTTAGCGCAATAACAGCGGGGATTGCAATGCTCACCAATGCCTTGCCCTTAAATCCCTTTGTAACTCTTATCGGATATTTTGGTCTATTATTCCTAACCAATTATACTCGAAATAGCTCTTGGGGCTTGTTATCTGTGTTTGGTTTAACGGGATTTATGGGATATACGCTAGGTCCTATTTTAAATCACTATATTCATGGTTTCACCAATGGGCATGAATTAATCATGATGTCTTTAGGGGCTACCGGGCTTATCTTTTTTGCTTTATCTGCTTATGCGTTAACCACTAAAAAAGATTTTAGTTTTATGACAAGTTTTTTGATGGTAGGCATGATTGTTGCTTTCCTGGCAAGTATCGGTACATTATTCTTTCATATACCTGTATTAATGCTCACCTTGTCCGCGGTATTTATTTTATTATCATCGGGTATTATTTTGCTACAAACGAGTCAGATCATCCATGGCGGTGAAACTAACTACATTATGGCAACCGTTACGCTTTACGTATCACTTTATAATATCTTTTTAA